A genomic segment from Cryptococcus gattii WM276 chromosome J, complete sequence encodes:
- a CDS encoding uncharacterized protein (Similar to TIGR gene model, INSD accession AAW42273.1), which translates to MSLSGRAYIVTGGAGTIGGAISRDIIARGGVVMIFDMLDEEAGAAKVKSYDAEKAFYFKTDIVDTEKVNAACQAALKALPKGVKLFGGVHCAAIAPGRQWNHKLKDSIPVMQKLLHVNTFGTFVVDACIADAINSQYPDNGPFAPRVKEERGCIVNISSVVAKPVPARCLTYGSSKTAVLGISQGLSDFLGPYGIRVCTVSPAVVASQLNHAGRLPYFIKEIEASCIFPHRVSEPTEVSAAVSFILENPMLNDMDLRVDGGWRNSSNWGGEKDRESLVHMFGVAR; encoded by the exons ATGTCTCTCTCAGGCCGAG CTTACATTGTTACCGGTGGTGCCGGTACCATTGGTGGTGCGATCTCTCGTGACATCATTGCTAGGGGCGGAGTGGTTATG ATCTTCGACATGTTGGATGAGGAGGCCGGCGCCGCCAAGGTCAAGAGCTATGACGCTGAGAAGGCTTTCTATTTCAAAACCGACATTGTCGACACCGAGAAGGTCAATGCCGCGTGTCAGGCTGCTCTCAAGGCACTTCCCAAGGGTGTCAAGCTCTTTGGTGGCGTTCACTGTGCGGCCATTGCACCTGGACGTCAATGGAACCACAAGTTGAAGGACAGTATTCCT GTCATGCAAAAACTCCTGCACGTTAACACCTTTGGTACCTTCGTTGTCGACGCTTGCATCGCCGATGCTATCAACTCCCAATACCCCGACAACGGTCCTTTCGCTCCTCGAGTCAAGGAGGAGCGAGGATGTATCGTCAACATCTCTTCTGTTGTTGCTAAGCCCGTTCCTGCTCGATGCCTCACCTACGGTAGCTCCAAGA CTGCCGTCCTCGGTATCTCCCAGGGTCTTTCTGATTTCCTCGGCCCATACGGTATCCGAGTTTGCACTGTATCCCCCGCCGTTGTCGCATCGCAGCTCAACCACGCTGGCCGCCTG CCCTACTTCATAAAGGAGATTGAAGCTTCCTGCATCTTCCCCCACCGAGTTTCCGAGCCCACCGAGGTTTCTGCCGCCGTTTCCTTCATTTTGGAAAACCCCATGCTCAACGACATGGACCTCCGAGTGGATGGTGGATGGCGTAACAGCTCCAACTGGGGTGGAGAGAAAGACCGTGAGTCTCTGGTGCATATGTTTGGAGTTGCGCGCTGA